A genomic window from Thermococcus nautili includes:
- the yjjX gene encoding inosine/xanthosine triphosphatase, translated as MRIAVGSTNPTKVKAVENVMRRIYGDVDVIGVEVDSGVPDQPIGIEEIVRGAINRAKRALEKTNADLGVGIEAGIYPFPGTLTGYLDVQVCAVASPDGRITIGHSPGFEYPPVVIKRIIKEGVEAGVAMGELVRDPELKRKVGAIGVLSKGLLTRTELNEMAVLMAMIPRMNPSLFF; from the coding sequence ATGAGAATCGCGGTCGGCTCGACCAACCCAACGAAGGTTAAGGCCGTTGAGAACGTGATGCGGAGGATTTACGGCGACGTTGATGTCATAGGGGTTGAGGTTGACAGTGGCGTCCCAGACCAGCCGATTGGAATCGAGGAGATAGTGAGGGGTGCTATAAACAGGGCGAAGAGGGCTTTGGAGAAGACCAACGCTGACCTCGGCGTCGGAATCGAGGCGGGAATCTACCCCTTCCCAGGAACGCTGACCGGCTATCTCGACGTTCAGGTCTGCGCGGTGGCAAGTCCCGACGGGAGGATAACGATAGGCCACAGCCCCGGCTTCGAGTATCCGCCTGTTGTAATCAAGAGAATCATTAAAGAGGGAGTTGAGGCAGGCGTGGCGATGGGCGAGCTCGTCAGAGACCCAGAACTCAAGAGGAAGGTCGGCGCGATAGGCGTTCTGAGTAAAGGCCTGCTCACAAGAACCGAGCTCAACGAGATGGCGGTCCTGATGGCGATGATACCGAGGATGAATCCAAGTTTATTCTTTTGA
- a CDS encoding ATP-dependent nuclease, producing the protein MEYLDWITIRNFRAISELELNNLSKINVFIGKNGVGKSTVLEAIYLNTTWGGRDLLRRHPIKTILFRRGLNPYIRKPLAEEDPMVYISYFFREPYQPITISSNITTSELRLWNQRTLDKYVSGETERRLVIMANYGGPVVEIEPVEYGEYTRYVLKWPRYSASRKRAILLDDNTFRTPYYGTSSISEVVVKLEEFSLIDVDNLRVFLQKVTGSPIKRIYKKIAEIILLMESGEKIPMSLLGDGIKTAMGYYYALNTEKPVTVLLEEPENHLHPGLMKILAEEIAKTKSQVFITTHSIEFLGYVLDSCAKLGVESEVRVFRFKSIDGGVPNVEVYNGSEANVAINTIGVDLR; encoded by the coding sequence ATGGAATATCTTGATTGGATTACGATAAGGAACTTCAGGGCAATATCAGAGTTGGAGCTCAATAACTTGTCCAAAATTAACGTGTTCATCGGGAAGAATGGGGTGGGAAAGAGCACCGTTCTTGAGGCCATATACCTGAACACAACATGGGGCGGCAGAGACCTCCTCAGGAGACACCCCATAAAGACAATTCTATTCAGAAGGGGATTGAACCCGTACATAAGAAAACCCCTTGCGGAAGAAGACCCCATGGTCTATATTTCATATTTCTTCAGAGAGCCCTACCAGCCAATCACAATAAGCTCGAACATTACAACATCCGAACTAAGGCTCTGGAATCAACGCACATTGGATAAGTATGTTTCCGGGGAAACCGAAAGAAGACTCGTAATCATGGCTAACTATGGTGGGCCGGTCGTAGAAATCGAACCAGTTGAATACGGTGAATATACGAGATACGTACTCAAATGGCCAAGATATTCCGCCTCTCGCAAACGCGCAATCCTCCTCGATGACAATACCTTCAGAACTCCCTACTACGGCACGTCCTCAATCTCGGAAGTCGTTGTAAAGCTTGAAGAGTTTTCTCTGATTGATGTAGATAACCTAAGAGTATTTCTTCAGAAAGTGACAGGAAGCCCTATTAAAAGGATATACAAGAAAATCGCAGAGATTATCCTGCTCATGGAGAGCGGAGAGAAAATCCCAATGTCCCTGCTGGGGGACGGTATAAAAACGGCAATGGGCTATTATTATGCCCTGAACACAGAAAAACCAGTTACAGTCCTTTTAGAGGAACCCGAGAACCACCTTCATCCCGGTTTGATGAAAATCCTCGCGGAAGAGATAGCAAAAACGAAATCTCAGGTGTTCATAACGACCCACAGCATAGAATTCCTCGGGTACGTTCTTGATAGCTGTGCGAAATTAGGTGTCGAGTCAGAGGTCAGGGTTTTTAGATTCAAATCAATAGACGGGGGTGTCCCAAACGTTGAAGTCTACAACGGTTCAGAGGCCAATGTAGCAATTAACACCATAGGGGTGGATTTAAGGTGA
- a CDS encoding putative toxin-antitoxin system toxin component, PIN family: MAGKIKVVLDTSVLISALKSKDLPKSPAWQILKALQRGYIVNFVSDEIIEEMKTQILGIGMETGLTRRALRILALVIKNSVMVRPRRKFSDDPEFLKNLRDPNDAKFFDVAYAKKVDYIISENTKHIIQMRDEATKTYRFDGRKVKILRAGEFVREALR, encoded by the coding sequence ATGGCGGGTAAAATCAAAGTTGTGTTAGATACATCCGTCCTTATTAGTGCGTTGAAGTCTAAGGACCTTCCAAAATCTCCAGCGTGGCAGATATTAAAGGCCCTTCAAAGGGGCTATATCGTAAATTTTGTCTCAGATGAAATTATCGAGGAAATGAAAACTCAGATTCTCGGCATCGGTATGGAAACGGGGCTTACAAGACGTGCATTGCGGATTTTGGCGTTGGTTATTAAAAACAGTGTCATGGTTCGTCCTCGGCGAAAGTTCTCCGATGACCCTGAGTTCCTAAAGAACCTGAGGGACCCGAACGACGCTAAGTTCTTTGACGTGGCCTACGCCAAGAAAGTGGATTATATTATCTCAGAAAACACCAAGCACATCATCCAGATGAGGGATGAAGCTACCAAAACTTATCGTTTTGATGGAAGAAAAGTTAAAATCCTGAGGGCGGGAGAATTTGTAAGAGAAGCCTTACGATGA
- a CDS encoding DMT family transporter, which translates to MKRAELILLTITAMWGFTFPAMKVSLDYLPPILFLAYRFGIASLLMLIIFRSKVLRKETMREGFLLGLTLFFGHGFQIVGLKYTTASNSAFITSLYVVFTPFIAYFLLGERVKARDVLSLAIALTGLYLISGASSSIGYGDLLTALCAVSFAFQIVLVQRFGEKDYLSLAFWQIFWNFVLSLIFALAFEPRVFPREVLPWLGLLYTALFGTVIAFTLQVKYQKHTTAYKAALIYSMEPIFGSLSAFAILGERFTRRALAGAFLIMAGVWNEIKKN; encoded by the coding sequence ATGAAGAGGGCCGAACTCATACTTCTCACGATAACAGCGATGTGGGGCTTCACCTTTCCGGCGATGAAGGTCAGTCTGGACTACCTTCCGCCGATTCTCTTCCTGGCTTATCGCTTCGGCATCGCGTCGCTTCTAATGCTAATCATCTTCCGCTCAAAGGTCCTCAGGAAGGAGACCATGCGCGAGGGCTTCCTCCTCGGGCTCACGCTATTCTTCGGCCACGGCTTCCAGATTGTCGGCCTCAAGTACACCACAGCTTCGAACTCGGCCTTCATAACGTCTCTCTACGTCGTGTTCACGCCCTTCATAGCCTACTTCCTCCTCGGGGAAAGGGTCAAGGCTAGGGACGTTCTGTCGCTCGCCATCGCCCTCACAGGGCTGTACCTCATCTCGGGGGCAAGCTCAAGCATCGGCTACGGCGACCTCCTAACGGCCCTCTGCGCCGTCAGCTTTGCCTTTCAGATAGTTCTCGTCCAGCGCTTTGGCGAGAAGGACTACCTCAGCCTGGCCTTCTGGCAGATTTTCTGGAACTTCGTCCTTTCCTTAATCTTCGCTCTGGCGTTCGAGCCCAGGGTTTTTCCAAGGGAGGTGCTCCCCTGGCTCGGACTGCTCTACACGGCCCTCTTTGGAACTGTCATAGCATTCACCCTCCAAGTCAAGTACCAGAAGCACACGACGGCCTACAAGGCGGCCCTCATCTATTCGATGGAACCAATCTTCGGCTCCCTGTCGGCCTTCGCCATTCTCGGTGAGAGGTTCACGAGGAGGGCCTTAGCGGGCGCGTTCCTCATAATGGCAGGCGTTTGGAACGAGATAAAGAAAAACTAA
- the cca gene encoding CCA tRNA nucleotidyltransferase has translation MQVDEVLEKVLSKIRPSDEERTFVEELMKELRTVAEERIEELGLDVRLYFVGSLAKDTYLAGDHDVDLFLAFPLGTPLEELREKGLELGKVIAEKLDSYEIAYAEHPYVRARYRGVSVDLVPCYDVRNWRDVRTAVDRSILHTRWVNENLNGRNDEVRLLKRFLKGINAYGSEIYVRGFSGYLAEILVIKYGSFLDVVGKADFILRQKIIDPADWLRKEPETALKTVKRETEEDRPLIVIDPVDPRRNVSANLSWEKYGRFYFKAMEFLENPSVNFFFPPEKPKGNYLDELRKRGTALVTLLIDVPDMVDDILLPQLERSARGFEKALEREGFRVLGWNVGRKGKAFIMLELDRDWREKVKIKPGPEFFTERGRNFYRKNEKVWVIGKRLYSEKAVRESAVDVIIELLEKNQVSLGKGIRDAVREADVLLNYVPKELEREAYLFLSREKWNLKE, from the coding sequence ATGCAGGTTGACGAGGTTCTGGAAAAAGTGCTCTCCAAGATAAGGCCTAGCGATGAGGAGAGGACCTTCGTCGAGGAACTCATGAAGGAGCTGAGAACAGTAGCCGAGGAGAGAATAGAGGAGCTCGGTCTCGACGTCAGGCTCTACTTCGTCGGCTCGCTCGCGAAGGACACCTATTTAGCTGGAGACCACGACGTTGACCTGTTCCTGGCCTTCCCCCTCGGAACTCCCCTTGAGGAGCTGAGGGAGAAAGGTTTAGAGCTTGGGAAGGTCATAGCAGAAAAACTCGACTCCTACGAGATAGCCTACGCGGAGCACCCATACGTCCGGGCGAGATACAGAGGGGTGAGCGTTGACCTCGTGCCCTGCTACGACGTCAGAAATTGGCGGGATGTTAGAACCGCCGTTGACCGCTCGATACTCCACACGCGCTGGGTGAACGAGAACCTGAACGGACGGAACGATGAGGTTAGACTGCTCAAGCGCTTCCTGAAGGGCATCAACGCATATGGAAGCGAGATTTACGTGAGGGGCTTTTCCGGCTACCTGGCCGAAATCCTCGTCATCAAGTACGGCTCCTTCCTCGATGTCGTCGGGAAGGCGGACTTCATACTGAGGCAGAAGATAATAGACCCGGCGGACTGGCTGAGGAAAGAGCCGGAAACCGCGCTTAAGACCGTGAAGAGGGAAACCGAAGAAGACAGACCGCTGATAGTGATAGACCCCGTCGACCCGAGGCGGAACGTTTCGGCCAACCTGAGCTGGGAGAAGTACGGGCGCTTCTACTTCAAGGCGATGGAGTTCCTTGAGAATCCCTCGGTCAACTTCTTCTTCCCACCGGAGAAACCCAAGGGGAACTACCTCGACGAGCTGAGGAAGAGGGGAACCGCCCTTGTAACGCTCCTAATCGATGTCCCCGATATGGTGGACGACATCCTTTTGCCCCAGCTGGAGAGGAGCGCGAGGGGCTTTGAAAAGGCCCTTGAGAGGGAAGGCTTCCGCGTCCTCGGCTGGAACGTCGGGAGAAAAGGGAAGGCCTTCATAATGCTCGAACTTGATAGAGACTGGCGCGAGAAAGTCAAGATTAAGCCCGGCCCGGAATTCTTCACCGAGCGGGGGCGGAACTTCTACAGGAAGAACGAGAAGGTCTGGGTCATTGGAAAGAGGCTCTACTCCGAAAAGGCCGTCCGGGAGAGCGCTGTGGACGTCATCATCGAACTCCTCGAGAAGAACCAGGTGTCTCTCGGAAAAGGAATAAGGGACGCGGTGAGGGAAGCGGACGTCCTGTTAAACTACGTTCCCAAGGAGCTGGAGCGCGAGGCCTATCTCTTCCTGAGCCGAGAGAAGTGGAATCTCAAGGAGTAG
- a CDS encoding ATP-binding protein, with product MEELAVVQNPWWSDADAIYLDDKVKRALSREPKLLYRFEPVNKILIGPRQVGKTTYMKLSIAHLIESGVNPRNIMYFSCDLLRDYREIVSVVRSFLRRTTGKAYVFLDEVTFVDGWERAVKFLLDSPLASRMVLQVTGSTSAGLKRESFPGREIKVEEFLPLDFRLVAFVYRSRVRKIKLPHENPTTPREFYENALELYPYLDDLYGAFDLYLNSGGYPRAIYELLAGEISPETYEMVYNATVLDVVKLGRSERIALSLILGLLRRYGDRVSLNSLAKELEIGSHVTVRDYLELFEELFIGRNYFQVRLHDMTPLFRRERKFYFLDPLLVRTFSRLFGVAVDESRVVEGVVGEHLSRLFPTYYFYGSKEVDFIAGNLGVEVKWRKSVSSSDFPRVGIRNKILLSKADLDFVEPRNLAIIPVPLFLFQLHSASSNLATVS from the coding sequence ATGGAGGAGCTTGCCGTCGTTCAGAACCCCTGGTGGAGTGACGCGGACGCGATTTATCTCGATGATAAGGTTAAACGGGCGCTCTCAAGGGAACCCAAGCTTCTGTACCGCTTTGAGCCGGTGAACAAAATCCTGATAGGACCCAGGCAGGTTGGCAAGACAACCTACATGAAGCTTTCAATAGCCCATCTCATTGAATCCGGTGTTAATCCAAGAAACATCATGTACTTCTCCTGCGACCTCCTGAGGGACTACAGAGAAATTGTCTCCGTTGTCCGCTCGTTTCTGAGGAGGACTACCGGGAAGGCCTACGTTTTTCTCGACGAGGTTACGTTCGTTGATGGCTGGGAACGGGCGGTTAAGTTCCTCCTTGACTCGCCTCTGGCTTCGAGGATGGTTCTTCAGGTTACGGGCTCGACGTCAGCTGGTCTCAAGAGGGAGAGCTTTCCGGGCCGAGAAATCAAAGTTGAGGAGTTCCTCCCCCTTGATTTTAGACTCGTCGCCTTCGTTTATCGGTCCCGGGTGAGGAAAATCAAGCTTCCCCACGAAAACCCCACGACTCCAAGAGAGTTCTACGAAAACGCCCTCGAGCTGTATCCTTACCTCGATGACCTCTACGGAGCGTTTGACCTCTATCTGAATTCCGGTGGCTATCCCCGTGCAATCTATGAGCTCTTAGCTGGTGAAATCTCGCCCGAAACATATGAGATGGTCTACAATGCAACGGTTCTCGACGTTGTGAAGCTGGGGAGGAGTGAGAGAATTGCGCTCTCGCTTATCCTCGGTCTGCTCAGGCGCTACGGTGACAGGGTGAGCCTCAACTCCCTCGCCAAGGAGCTTGAAATCGGTTCCCACGTGACTGTCAGGGACTACTTAGAGCTCTTTGAAGAACTCTTCATTGGCAGGAACTACTTCCAGGTGAGGCTCCACGACATGACGCCCCTGTTCAGAAGGGAGCGGAAGTTCTATTTCCTTGACCCCCTCCTTGTTAGAACTTTCTCTCGGCTCTTCGGCGTGGCCGTGGACGAGTCAAGGGTCGTTGAGGGTGTCGTGGGTGAGCATCTAAGCAGGCTCTTCCCCACTTACTACTTCTACGGCTCGAAGGAGGTTGATTTCATAGCCGGAAACCTCGGCGTTGAGGTAAAATGGAGGAAAAGCGTCTCTTCATCAGACTTTCCAAGGGTTGGCATAAGGAACAAAATCCTGCTTTCAAAGGCCGACCTTGACTTTGTGGAACCCAGGAACCTTGCGATAATTCCCGTTCCGCTGTTCCTCTTCCAGCTTCATTCAGCGAGCTCGAACCTCGCAACGGTCTCGTAG
- the thpR gene encoding RNA 2',3'-cyclic phosphodiesterase — protein sequence MRAFIAIDVSDEVRDNLLKAQERIGSKSAKIKFVERENFHVTLKFLGEIDEITAEEVKKALAEIARKHKKHRVRVKGIGVFPNPNYVRVIWAGIENDEGIKAIANDVEREMRRLGFKKDKDFVAHITIGRVKFVRDKLELAMALKDLANEDFGEFEVEAIELKKSTLTPKGPIYETVARFELAE from the coding sequence ATGAGGGCGTTCATAGCGATAGATGTAAGCGACGAGGTTCGCGACAACCTTCTGAAGGCTCAGGAGAGGATAGGGAGCAAGTCAGCGAAGATAAAGTTCGTGGAGCGGGAGAACTTCCACGTGACGCTCAAGTTCCTCGGGGAGATTGACGAGATAACGGCGGAGGAGGTCAAGAAGGCCCTGGCGGAGATAGCGAGGAAGCACAAAAAGCACCGCGTTCGCGTCAAGGGAATCGGCGTCTTCCCGAACCCGAACTACGTGAGGGTGATATGGGCAGGGATAGAGAACGACGAGGGCATTAAGGCGATAGCGAACGACGTCGAGCGCGAGATGAGAAGGCTCGGCTTCAAGAAGGACAAGGACTTCGTGGCCCACATAACAATCGGGCGCGTCAAGTTCGTGAGGGACAAACTGGAGCTGGCGATGGCGCTCAAAGACCTCGCCAACGAGGACTTCGGCGAGTTCGAGGTTGAGGCGATAGAGCTGAAGAAGAGCACGCTGACGCCGAAGGGGCCAATCTACGAGACCGTTGCGAGGTTCGAGCTCGCTGAATGA
- a CDS encoding phosphoribosyltransferase, whose amino-acid sequence MDKVYLTWWQIDRAVFALAEELRKHFMPDVIVGIARGGLIPAVRLSHVLGDVELKVIDVKFYKGIDERMEKPVITIPLHGSLEGKKVVIVDDVSDTGKTLEVVIEEVKKAGAKEVKVACLSMKPWTKVVPDFYVFRTDKWIVFPWEEFPVVVRE is encoded by the coding sequence ATGGACAAGGTTTACCTGACCTGGTGGCAGATTGATAGGGCAGTCTTCGCGCTCGCCGAAGAACTGAGAAAGCACTTCATGCCCGACGTGATAGTCGGAATCGCGAGGGGCGGGCTTATCCCAGCTGTAAGGCTGAGCCACGTTTTGGGCGATGTGGAGCTCAAGGTCATAGACGTCAAGTTCTACAAGGGCATCGACGAGAGGATGGAGAAGCCCGTGATAACGATTCCCCTTCACGGCTCGCTGGAGGGCAAGAAGGTCGTCATTGTGGATGACGTCAGCGACACCGGAAAGACCCTTGAGGTCGTCATCGAGGAGGTCAAGAAGGCAGGGGCGAAGGAGGTTAAGGTCGCGTGCCTCAGCATGAAGCCCTGGACCAAGGTTGTTCCCGACTTCTACGTCTTCAGAACGGACAAATGGATAGTCTTCCCCTGGGAGGAGTTCCCCGTTGTGGTGAGGGAGTAA